CCTCAAGCTCCATGTAAAGCTGGTCTCCTGGGTACACGGGTTTTTTAAACCTTGCCTCATCTATGCCAGCAAAAACTACCGCGTATTTTCCAATCTCTAGGTTTAGGGATTTAATCATCAGGATACCACCTACCTGGGCCATAGCCTCCAGGATGTAAACACCCGGCATGAGAGGAAACCCAGGGAAGTGACCTTGGAAAACAGGTTCGTTCATGGACACGTTCTTTATACCTACAATCCTTTTGCCGAGTTCAAGCTCTAGAACGCCGTCCACTAGAAGTATGGGATACCTGTGAGGAAGTATCTCCATTATCTCTTTTATGCCTAGCACCATCCAGTGTATTATAACTCTTCCTGGATAAGGTCTTCAAAGAGTTGTAAACTTTCTTGAGCCTCTTGTGGTGTGAGTTTACCTATAGCAAAACCTACGTGTACTAATACATAATCACCAACGTTTACATCTTCTTGCATGAGTTCTAAAGAAACTATCCTTTTAGCTCCGAAGACTTCCACCAGGGCTGTAGCGTTATCATAGATTTCTACAACACGTGAAGGTATTGCAAGACACATGCCTAACAATATAATTCTAACATTATCAAGATGCAAGTAGAAAAGTCTTTAAAGCTCTCCCTTCTGGTAGTGTTAGGGTTTGCCTTTGTTGAACTCGTAAGCGGTTTGTATACTAACAGCCTAGCTCTTATATCCGACGCCGGACACATGTTTACAGACAGCTTTTCCATACTTGTAGTCCTTTTTTCCTCCTTGCTTGCCAAGAGTGAAGCCAACACTAGAAGACCCTTTGGCTTTAAAAGGCTGGAGGTCCTTGTAACACTCTTCAACAGCCTCATGCTCTTGTTTCTCGTTGGTTTTTTAGTATACGAAGGGGTCTTACGTATGATAACACCTCAACCCATAAAAGCAGAGGAGACCCTTGCGGTAGCTACACTTGGCCTATTGGTAAACCTACTTGTAGGCTACCTTCTCCATGAACATTCCAAAAGCAGTGCAAGCATTAAGTCTGCCTTTTTGCATGTAGTGTTCGATGCCATAGGTTCCCTTTCGGCCATAATTTCAAGTTTGTTGGTACTCTTCTTTTCCCTGCAAGTGGCCGATGCCGTGGTGGGTTTTGTACTCTCTCTCCTCATACTGCCTCAGGTTTACACTATCGTAGCTGAATCTTTGAGGATTCTGATGCACTTCTCGCCAAAGGATGTACCAAGCCAGAAGCTTATACAGGATATATTGAAGATAGACGGAGTTATAGATATTCATAGCTTCCATCTTTGGTCCATTAAACCTCAAGAACACGTTCTTACAGTACACTTGGTCTTGGAAGACATCTCCAAAGCCTACGACGCGGTAAAGAATGTTAGAAAGCTCCTGGAAGGCTATGGCATAAAGGAGCTAACCGTGCAGGTGGAACCAGCTGGTAAGGAATGTCCATCCAAACAGGAGGTTTAACAACCTGCTCTGCTACATAGCCTTTGGAAGCAACGTAGGCGACAGGATTTCCTACATACTCAAAGCCTTGAACCTCCTTACAGAGGTAGGAAACATCAAGAAAGTATCTACCCTGTATGAGAGCCCACCCTGGGGCTACGAAAAGCAGGATCCCTTTATAAACGGTGTGATAGAATTTGAAACAAGCCTAAAGCCTATAGACCTTCTTCACTTTTTGAAAAAAGTGGAGAAAAGGACAGGAAGGATAGAAAGGTTCAGATGGGGACCCAGAGAGATAGACCTAGACATACTTTTGTACGAGGACTATGTGATAATGCTTTCCTTTCTTAGGATACCCCACATGTACCTCACAGAAAGAGATTTCTTTCTGGTTCCCTTGTTAGAGATAAACCCAGACCTTGTTCACCCTATAAGCAAGAGGCCACTCAAGCATTACCTTGAAGGGTTAAACATAAACCTAAGACCGTATGCATGCATCACATAAACATCACACAGAGGGTTTAAAGAAGTTGTTATAATTGTCAATGG
The DNA window shown above is from Thermocrinis minervae and carries:
- the fabZ gene encoding 3-hydroxyacyl-ACP dehydratase FabZ — translated: MVLGIKEIMEILPHRYPILLVDGVLELELGKRIVGIKNVSMNEPVFQGHFPGFPLMPGVYILEAMAQVGGILMIKSLNLEIGKYAVVFAGIDEARFKKPVYPGDQLYMELEVISLKKTLSKMKGTAKVKDEVVCQAILYAAARELKDLQRT
- a CDS encoding HypC/HybG/HupF family hydrogenase formation chaperone, whose product is MCLAIPSRVVEIYDNATALVEVFGAKRIVSLELMQEDVNVGDYVLVHVGFAIGKLTPQEAQESLQLFEDLIQEEL
- a CDS encoding cation diffusion facilitator family transporter, which gives rise to MQVEKSLKLSLLVVLGFAFVELVSGLYTNSLALISDAGHMFTDSFSILVVLFSSLLAKSEANTRRPFGFKRLEVLVTLFNSLMLLFLVGFLVYEGVLRMITPQPIKAEETLAVATLGLLVNLLVGYLLHEHSKSSASIKSAFLHVVFDAIGSLSAIISSLLVLFFSLQVADAVVGFVLSLLILPQVYTIVAESLRILMHFSPKDVPSQKLIQDILKIDGVIDIHSFHLWSIKPQEHVLTVHLVLEDISKAYDAVKNVRKLLEGYGIKELTVQVEPAGKECPSKQEV
- the folK gene encoding 2-amino-4-hydroxy-6-hydroxymethyldihydropteridine diphosphokinase, translated to MAFGSNVGDRISYILKALNLLTEVGNIKKVSTLYESPPWGYEKQDPFINGVIEFETSLKPIDLLHFLKKVEKRTGRIERFRWGPREIDLDILLYEDYVIMLSFLRIPHMYLTERDFFLVPLLEINPDLVHPISKRPLKHYLEGLNINLRPYACIT